The segment ATTGGTGCACCGGTAGAGTATCTGCCACATAAAAAAGGCTATTGTTATTCGTTACCGTTTGATTATTTTACTTACCGTAATGAACGCATGCTTTTATTTTACATTTTTTTAACCCGACTTATTGAAAGCCCCACACACTTTCCGTTTATTGACAGAACAATCATTGACAGCATTAAAAAGTCTCTCAAATCAAGCTATTTGCCTCTTATTAATCGTATAACATATGAAATAGAGGAATGGGAGGCATTAAATATTGAGTTATTCAGTAAACTCTTTGCAGCAATGCGTGATGGTTTGTTTGTATCAATACAGTATGCTGATGTGAAGGGTAATGTAACTATAAGAGCTATCGCCCCTGAACATTTTATACATTATGAAGGAAGATGGTATTGTATTGCATATGATGATAGTAAAAAAGGTGTTCGCACGTTCTTGCTTTCGCGCATTAAAAAAGCGCAGGTTCAAAATAGAAAAAGGACAAAAAGGCTTTCAACTGAGGAAATTCAAAAATATATCCAATCAACCTATGGTATTTATAAGGGCAAAACAGGTAGTACTGTATGTATCAGGTTTTATGAACCGGTGAGCAATATTGTAAAAAAGCAGGTGTGGCATAAACATCAAACAATAAGAGAAGGTAAGCACCCCCAGTTTGGCACTTATATAGATATGTTGTTGCCGGTACATCACCCTCAGGAGCTTTTGGGAAAAGTACTTAGATACGGGAAATATGCGGAGATAGTGAGTCCCAAAAATATTCGCAAGCAGTGGCTTGTGGCCATTGAAGAAGCCTACACACGGTATTGTGAAAAAAAGAAATAGGTGGGACATTATATGTCATTCTGGTTTGTTATATTGATTTAAAATATAAATGATAATGAAAAAGTAAAAAGTAATAGGGAGACATTATCATCGAACTTTTATTTTGCTTTAATACTTATTCTTTTGTTTGAGGAGTTAACCATGAATTATAAAATAAAGTATCTAATAAGTGAAATTCCTATCCTAGGAGCGATGGTACTCATTTTTTTAATATATACTTTATTAGTTAAAAATATTGGTATTTTTCATTTTGTGATACTGACAGTGTTTGTATATTATGGTTACTATAAATACAAGCGCTTTAAGAAGCTATGGGCTTATGTTGAATCCATTCGTGAAGAAATATCTTACAATAATAGAATGACTGTATATCTAAATTCCTTAAAATACGCAGCATTAAAAACTGGAGATGAATCAAAATAAAAGATATGAGAGAAGATATAATGACTAATTTTGTCAATACAACAAAAAATCTATATGAAGCGGTATGCATTAATCAAAAGAAGCATGAAAGAATAATCCATGCCATAATAAACAATACCCTGTACAGATTATATGTGCCATTGAATGGTAAAGACCCTGAACTTTTACTAGAGAATGTAATAAGTTATTGTCACAATTCACAGGATGATTTTGTACTTTTTAATGATGGAACTGTCGCTCATGTTCAGTCTGGTAAAACAATTAGAGTTGATGATGCTTTCAAAGTACATTTGTGTGATGTAGGTTTAGAAAAAGAGGTGTTGGTTGTTGGAAATCACACATTGACAAATTGGAATGTTAATGATGATAAAGTGCAAAGTTTTGCATATAATGGTAATATAACTGATGGTTATATGCTGGATAAAAATAAAACCGTAATGATTATATCAGATGGTGTCATATTTGTTGGCGGAATTAAAGATACAACAAAAATCCAAATATCAGGCGCTGGGTATTTTCTTCGT is part of the Spirochaetota bacterium genome and harbors:
- a CDS encoding WYL domain-containing protein, coding for IGAPVEYLPHKKGYCYSLPFDYFTYRNERMLLFYIFLTRLIESPTHFPFIDRTIIDSIKKSLKSSYLPLINRITYEIEEWEALNIELFSKLFAAMRDGLFVSIQYADVKGNVTIRAIAPEHFIHYEGRWYCIAYDDSKKGVRTFLLSRIKKAQVQNRKRTKRLSTEEIQKYIQSTYGIYKGKTGSTVCIRFYEPVSNIVKKQVWHKHQTIREGKHPQFGTYIDMLLPVHHPQELLGKVLRYGKYAEIVSPKNIRKQWLVAIEEAYTRYCEKKK